The proteins below are encoded in one region of Phaseolus vulgaris cultivar G19833 chromosome 1, P. vulgaris v2.0, whole genome shotgun sequence:
- the LOC137813882 gene encoding nascent polypeptide-associated complex subunit alpha-like protein 1: MTAQTQEELLAQHLEQQKIHHDEPVVEDDDDEEDDDDDDDEDDDNGEGLEGDASGRSKQTRSEKKSRKAMLKLGMKPVTGVSRVTVKKSKNILFVISKPDVFKSPTSDTYIIFGEAKIEDLSSQLQTQAAEQFKAPSVSNVGLKPESSAVAPDDEEVDEAGVDPKDIELVMTQAGVSRPKAVKALKAAGGDIVAAIMELTN; this comes from the exons ATGACGGCTCAAACTCAAGAGGAGCTTCTCGCCCAACACCTCGAACAGCAGAAGATCCAC CATGATGAGCCTGTAGtcgaggatgatgatgatgaggaagatgatgatgatgacgaTGACGAGGATGATGATAATGGTGAAG GGCTAGAAGGTGATGCATCTGGTAGGTCCAAGCAGACCAGAAGTGAAAAGAAGAGTCGGAAGGCAATGCTCAAACTTGGAATGAAACCTGTCACAGGTGTCAGTCGAGTGACAGTAAAGAAGAGCAAGAAT ATCCTGTTTGTTATTTCAAAGCCAGACGTTTTCAAGAGTCCTACATCTGATACATACATTATATTTGGGGAAGCTAAGATTGAAGACTTGAGCTCACAGCTACAAACTCAGGCAGCAGAGCAATTCAAGGCTCCTAGTGTAAGCAATGTAGGATTGAAGCCTGAGTCCTCTGCTGTTGCTCCAGACGATGAGGAAGTGGATGAGGCTGGTGTAGATCCCAAGGATATAGAGCTGGTGATGACTCAAGCTGGTGTGTCAAGACCTAAAGCTGTTAAAGCACTCAAGGCAGCAGGTGGCGACATTGTTGCTGCCATTATGGAGCTAACTAATTGA